Within Acidimicrobiales bacterium, the genomic segment GAAGATCACCGTCACCGGGATCCGCCTCGACCGCTGCCTCGTGCACGGCAGCTGGACGATCCCGAACCGCTCGGGCGTCGCGCGCGCCTGACAAGCGCTCCGAACGGGTAACGCGTGCCGTGATGGAGGCATTCACCACGGGGGAGAACCCCGTCCTGCACGTCGTCACGGTGCAGGTCGCGGGGGAGCGCGACGGTTGTCTCGTCGGCTTCGCCACCCAGTGCTCGATCATCCCCGAGCGCTTCCTCGTCTGCCTGTCGGTGCTGAACCGCACGTACGAGCTCGCCCGCCGGGCGGACGTACTCGCCGTGCACCGCCTGCGCACCGACCAGCTCGAGCTGGCGCGGCGCTTCGGCGCGGCGCGCGGTGACGAGGTCGACAAGTTCGCCGGCCTTGCCTGGCGCCCGGGGGTGAG encodes:
- a CDS encoding flavin reductase family protein, with the translated sequence MEAFTTGENPVLHVVTVQVAGERDGCLVGFATQCSIIPERFLVCLSVLNRTYELARRADVLAVHRLRTDQLELARRFGAARGDEVDKFAGLAWRPGVSGAPVLEGCAAYLEGSIQSRHPLGDHCGFVLAPLAAAGGGGGGEALRMDAVDFGAGHPPGELRRA